The Salvia splendens isolate huo1 chromosome 21, SspV2, whole genome shotgun sequence genome includes a window with the following:
- the LOC121783688 gene encoding S-type anion channel SLAH3-like has product MSAKEDCRHLTLPPLIKAIAANEVDGFDEPKPSVFMIEAANMDTRDRSISISMPPSPLGEAKGAKFHSQPMPKPSAVHPVYDKRFNSFKTWSGKLERQLSNLRGIHLETEPLPAQDCFENVPVHRYFDALEGPELDTLRASEEIILPEDKQWPFLLRFPISSFGICLGLGSQAIMWKSLSSSPATAFLDVTPHINLTIWVITAALTLVIAIIYALKLIFYFEAVHREYCHPVRVNFFFAPWITLLFLALGVPPSIAQTLPAHLWYILMAPILCLELKIYGQWMSGGQRRLSKVANPTNHLSVVGNFVGAFLGASMGLTEGPIFFFAVGMAHYMVLFVTLYQRLPTNQTLPKELHPVFFLFVAAPSVASLAWAKIQGSFDSGSRIAYFIALFLYASLAVRVNFFRGFKFSMAWWAYTFPMTAAALAAIKYSGAVTCRATQIKAVMLCLVATVAVVALLVNTVVHAVVHGDLFPNDMAIAISKRRPRRRWYHKRSGSSDSNIEKYLKFIEDGKDVEASLHSFAQLLPKNEI; this is encoded by the exons ATGTCTGCGAAGGAAGATTGCCGTCACCTCACACTACCGCCGTTGATTAAAGCCATAGCTGCAAATGAAGTGGACGGTTTTGATGAACCCAAACCATCAGTTTTC ATGATCGAAGCAGCAAATATGGATACTAGAGATCGTTCGATCTCCATTAGTATGCCGCCTTCTCCACTAGGTGAGGCCAAAGGGGCTAAATTCCATTCTCAGCCAATGCCCAAACCTTCGGCAGTGCATCCGGTTTATGACAAAAGATTCAACTCTTTCAAGACATGGtctggcaaactcgaaagacaACTCTCGAATCTACGTGGCATTCACCTAGAAACTGAGCCATTGCCGGCACAAGATTGCTTTGAAAATGTACCCGTACACAGATATTTCGATGCTTTGGAGGGCCCAGAATTGGACACTTTACGG GCCTCCGAGGAAATCATTCTACCAGAAGACAAGCAATGGCCATTCCTCCTCCGGTTCCCCATCTCCTCCTTCGGTATCTGCCTCGGCCTCGGGAGCCAAGCCATAATGTGGAAGAGCCTCTCGTCCTCCCCCGCCACCGCCTTCCTCGACGTCACACCTCACATCAATCTAACAATATGGGTCATCACCGCAGCCCTAaccctcgtcatcgccatcatCTACGCTCTAAAACTGATCTTCTACTTCGAGGCCGTCCACCGCGAGTACTGCCACCCGGTCCGCGTCAACTTCTTCTTCGCCCCGTGGATCACCCTCCTCTTCTTAGCCCTCGGAGTTCCGCCCTCAATTGCTCAAACGCTTCCCGCGCATTTGTGGTACATCCTCATGGCCCCGATCTTGTGCCTCGAGCTCAAGATCTACGGCCAGTGGATGTCCGGCGGCCAGAGGCGGCTGTCCAAGGTGGCCAACCCTACCAACCATCTCTCCGTCGTGGGGAATTTCGTCGGGGCTTTTCTTGGAGCGTCGATGGGGCTTACCGAAGGTCCTATTTTCTTCTTCGCCGTCGGAATGGCGCATTATATGGTGCTGTTTGTGACGCTTTACCAGCGGCTTCCGACGAATCAGACGCTCCCGAAAGAGCTACACCCTGTTTTCTTCCTCTTCGTCGCCGCCCCCAGCGTCGCCTCCTTAGCTTGGGCTAAGATTCAGGGCTCCTTCGACTCTGGCTCGCGCATCGCCTACTTCATCGCCTTGTTCCTCTATGCTTCGCTG GCGGTTCGAGTAAACTTTTTCAGAGGGTTCAAATTCTCGATGGCGTGGTGGGCCTACACGTTTCCAATGACGGCGGCGGCGCTAGCGGCGATCAAGTACTCGGGCGCGGTGACGTGCAGAGCGACACAGATAAAGGCTGTGATGCTCTGTCTCGTGGCGACGGTGGCGGTGGTGGCGCTGCTTGTGAACACGGTGGTGCACGCGGTGGTGCACGGGGACCTCTTCCCGAACGATATGGCGATCGCGATCAGCAAGAGGCGGCCGAGGCGGCGATGGTACCACAAGAGATCGGGCAGCTCCGACAGCAACATCGAGAAGTACCTTAAGTTTATCGAAGATGGGAAAGATGTTGAGGCTTCTCTTCATTCTTTCGCTCAACTACTACCCAAGAATGAGATTTGA
- the LOC121783421 gene encoding probable membrane-associated kinase regulator 6: protein MEASLQTPSIESFSYSWLANLKPSSFEDSLISSDHDEGASFIEMDPRLPPSKRFIRVSSDFGFDFPVSDSPLGLVHADELISNGFLVPLFVKEVKMVRFDDEGCYMPTTTASTTEITVHSTRRVRCASLRRCHRLSKRFFQKYVLFLLRPLLYRKRRDSSSSIAMSSNRNWELSAATSPRTSLAYSADDNWRRSCDSESSIYEAVLHCKRTQGM from the exons atggAAGCTAGCTTGCAGACTCCCTCCATTGAGAGTTTCTCCTACAGTTGGCTGGCTAACTTGAAGCCGTCATCTTTTGAGGACTCGTTGATCTCATCCGATCACGATGAAGGAGCCTCCTTCATCGAGATGGATCCAAGGCTGCCTCCCTCAAAGAGGTTCATCCGAGTTTCTTCTGATTTTGGTTTCGATTTCCCTGTCTCGGACTCCCCATTAGGCCTTGTTCACGCCGATGAGCTCATTTCCAACGGCTTCCTCGTCCCCCTTTTTGTCAAGGAAGTGAAGATGGTCAGGTTTGACGACGAGGGCTGCTACATGCCAACAACTACTGCTTCCACTACTGAGATAACGGTGCATTCAACAAGGCGCGTGCGCTGCGCCTCGTTGAGGAGATGCCACAGATTGTCGAAGAGATTCTTCCAGAAGTATGTCTTGTTCTTGTTGAGGCCTCTTCTTTATAGGAAGAGGCGGGATAGCAGTAGTAGCATCGCAATGAGCAGCAACCGGAACTGGGAGCTGTCGGCTGCGACCTCACCACGGACGAGCTTGGCCTACTCCGCTGATGATAACTGGCGCAGGTCTTGCGATTCGGAGAGCTCAATCTATGAAGCAGTGCTCCACTGCAAAAGAACTCAGG gTATGTAA
- the LOC121784604 gene encoding G-type lectin S-receptor-like serine/threonine-protein kinase At5g24080 isoform X2 codes for MVRVYYLPVCWAVLSLFGSIVSGRVTPGSRLIAREKQAWISDNETFAFGFAETNSRNNQFQLGIWFYQLPSDRTFVWSPDIKDAILEFQPNGNLVLTDGSATFWSSNSTTSGSPTAAMSDNGNFIIYGPNQTVAWQSFSHPSDTLLPGQPLTADLELTSSKSSSRDGYYTLKMQQQPTSLSLALTYNLPESPDSPPEPLSNFSYWSGPDISNVTGDVFAVMDDGGSFGIVYGSSADGAVYVYKNDNDSGGLSAAMNRTSSPVVIRRLILEANGNLRMYRWDNDVNGSRQWVAEWAAESNPCNIAGICGNGICNLDRSKTNASCSCLPGTADSEEGISCYGNSSEIMCGANHENVTPNLKMSVLKDTNYYFSESSVIANYSDEGTVSKCGDACLSDCDCVASVYGLNEEKPYCWILRRLDFGGYEDLGSTVFVKVDSDGDGLTSEETGKVVVLPIVLSITVLIGLLVCMLYINVRRKRKLRRALESSLIVSGQPISFSYRDLQFKTSNFSQLLGTGGFGSVYKGSLSDGTLIAVKKLDRILPHGEKEFITEVNTISSMHHMNLVRLWGYCSEGIQRLLVYEFMKNGSLDKWIFSSSCSRILDWETRFQVAVGTAQGIAYFHEQCRDRIIHCDIKPENILLDDNFKPKVSDFGLAKMMGREASRVVTMIRGTRGYLAPEWVSNRPITVKADVYSYGMLLLEIIGGRRNLDMSYDTEDFFYPGWAFKEMKMGRAAKAADRRLEGAVEEVEVARALGVAFWCIQDEIAVRPTMGDVVKMLEGSVEINEPPMPQAVVELIEEGLDNVYKAMKREFNHYSSFTITTHPSSSHATCSYSTMSPR; via the exons ATGGTTCGGGTCTATTATTTACCCGTGTGTTGGGCAGTCCTATCTCTCTTCGGATCCATTGTGTCAGGTCGGGTCACACCCGGCTCACGATTGATTGCACGGGAGAAGCAAGCATGGATTTCAGACAATGAGACTTTTGCCTTCGGATTTGCCGAGACAAACTCAAGAAACAATCAATTTCAGCTCGGAATATGGTTTTATCAACTTCCTAGTGATCGCACGTTTGTTTGGTCTCCTGACAT CAAAGACGCAATCCTTGAGTTCCAACCCAACGGCAACCTCGTCCTCACCGACGGCAGCGCCACCTTCTGGTCCTCCAACTCCACCACCTCCGGCTCCCCCACCGCCGCCATGTCCGACAACGGCAACTTCATCATCTACGGCCCCAACCAAACCGTCGCGTGGCAGAGCTTCTCCCATCCCTCCGACACCCTCCTCCCCGGCCAACCCCTCACCGCCGATCTCGAGCTCACCtcctccaaatcctcctccCGCGACGGCTACTACACCCTCAAAATGCAGCAGCAGCCCACCTCCCTCAGCCTCGCCCTCACCTACAATCTCCCCGAATCCCCCGATTCTCCGCCGGAGCCGCTGTCAAACTTCTCCTACTGGTCCGGTCCCGACATATCGAACGTCACCGGGGACGTCTTCGCCGTCATGGACGACGGCGGCAGCTTCGGCATAGTCTACGGCTCCTCCGCCGACGGCGCCGTCTACGTGTACAAGAACGACAACGACAGCGGCGGCTTATCCGCGGCGATGAACCGGACGAGTAGCCCGGTGGTTATCCGGAGATTGATCTTGGAAGCTAACGGCAACCTGAGGATGTATCGGTGGGACAACGACGTCAACGGATCGAGGCAGTGGGTGGCGGAGTGGGCCGCCGAGTCGAATCCATGCAACATCGCCGGGATATGCGGCAACGGGATATGTAACCTGGACAGGAGCAAGACGAACGCGTCTTGCTCCTGTCTGCCCGGGACAGCGGATTCCGAAGAGGGAATCAGCTGCTACGGGAATTCGTCGGAAATTATGTGTGGGGCGAATCATGAGAATGTGACGCCTAATTTGAAGATGTCTGTCCTGAAGGATACGAATTACTACTTCTCTGAATCGTCGGTGATTGCGAATTATAGCGACGAGGGGACGGTGTCCAAATGCGGAGACGCTTGCTTGTCGGATTGTGATTGTGTTGCTTCGGTTTATGGTTTGAATGAGGAGAAGCCGTACTGTTGGATTTTGAGGAGGTTGGATTTCGGAGGGTATGAGGATCTCGGCTCGACTGTGTTCGTGAAGGTGGATTCGGATGGGGATGGGTTAACCAGTGAGGAAACAGGGAAGGTTGTGGTGCTCCCTATTGTTTTGAGCATCACTGTGCTAATAGGCCTTCTTGTTTGCATGTTGTATATCAACGTTCGTCGGAAGAGGAAGCTGAGACGAGCTCTCGAGAGTTCTCTCATCGTGTCGGGCCAGCCCATCAGTTTTAGCTACCGCGATTTGCAGTTCAAGACTAGTAACTTTTCGCAGCTACTGGGAACAG GAGGATTCGGGAGCGTGTACAAGGGAAGTCTAAGCGATGGGACATTGATCGCGGTGAAGAAGCTAGACAGAATCCTGCCTCATGGGGAGAAGGAGTTCATTACAGAAGTGAACACTATTAGCTCAATGCATCATATGAATTTGGTGAGATTGTGGGGATATTGCTCGGAGGGGATCCAGAGGCTTTTGGTTTACGAGTTCATGAAGAATGGATCGTTGGATAAGTGGATCTTCTCATCCAGTTGCAGCAGGATTCTAGACTGGGAAACTCGGTTTCAAGTGGCGGTAGGTACTGCACAAGGAATCGCGTACTTCCACGAACAGTGTCGGGACAGGATAATCCACTGCGACATAAAGCCAGAAAACATTCTCCTCGACGACAACTTCAAGCCCAAGGTGTCGGACTTTGGGCTAGCCAAGATGATGGGGAGGGAGGCGTCGCGGGTGGTGACCATGATACGTGGGACGAGAGGGTACCTGGCTCCTGAATGGGTGAGCAACCGTCCCATAACTGTAAAGGCGGATGTGTATAGTTATGGGATGCTGCTGTTGGAGATCATAGGTGGGAGGAGGAATTTAGATATGAGCTATGATACAGAGGATTTCTTCTACCCTGGGTGGGCTTTCAAGGAGATGAAGATGGGGAGGGCCGCGAAGGCGGCCGACAGACGGCTGGAAGGGGCAgtggaggaggtggaggtggcGAGGGCGTTGGGGGTGGCGTTTTGGTGCATCCAGGATGAGATTGCGGTGAGGCCGACGATGGGGGACGTGGTGAAGATGTTGGAGGGGTCGGTGGAGATAAACGAGCCGCCGATGCCGCAGGCTGTGGTGGAGCTAATTGAGGAAGGATTGGATAATGTGTACAAGGCTATGAAGAGGGAATTCAATCACTATAGTTCATTTACTATCACTactcatccttcttcttctcatgCAACATGTAGCTATTCCACCATGTCGCCTAGATaa
- the LOC121784604 gene encoding G-type lectin S-receptor-like serine/threonine-protein kinase At5g24080 isoform X1: protein MVRVYYLPVCWAVLSLFGSIVSGRVTPGSRLIAREKQAWISDNETFAFGFAETNSRNNQFQLGIWFYQLPSDRTFVWSPDINSPVSKDAILEFQPNGNLVLTDGSATFWSSNSTTSGSPTAAMSDNGNFIIYGPNQTVAWQSFSHPSDTLLPGQPLTADLELTSSKSSSRDGYYTLKMQQQPTSLSLALTYNLPESPDSPPEPLSNFSYWSGPDISNVTGDVFAVMDDGGSFGIVYGSSADGAVYVYKNDNDSGGLSAAMNRTSSPVVIRRLILEANGNLRMYRWDNDVNGSRQWVAEWAAESNPCNIAGICGNGICNLDRSKTNASCSCLPGTADSEEGISCYGNSSEIMCGANHENVTPNLKMSVLKDTNYYFSESSVIANYSDEGTVSKCGDACLSDCDCVASVYGLNEEKPYCWILRRLDFGGYEDLGSTVFVKVDSDGDGLTSEETGKVVVLPIVLSITVLIGLLVCMLYINVRRKRKLRRALESSLIVSGQPISFSYRDLQFKTSNFSQLLGTGGFGSVYKGSLSDGTLIAVKKLDRILPHGEKEFITEVNTISSMHHMNLVRLWGYCSEGIQRLLVYEFMKNGSLDKWIFSSSCSRILDWETRFQVAVGTAQGIAYFHEQCRDRIIHCDIKPENILLDDNFKPKVSDFGLAKMMGREASRVVTMIRGTRGYLAPEWVSNRPITVKADVYSYGMLLLEIIGGRRNLDMSYDTEDFFYPGWAFKEMKMGRAAKAADRRLEGAVEEVEVARALGVAFWCIQDEIAVRPTMGDVVKMLEGSVEINEPPMPQAVVELIEEGLDNVYKAMKREFNHYSSFTITTHPSSSHATCSYSTMSPR, encoded by the exons ATGGTTCGGGTCTATTATTTACCCGTGTGTTGGGCAGTCCTATCTCTCTTCGGATCCATTGTGTCAGGTCGGGTCACACCCGGCTCACGATTGATTGCACGGGAGAAGCAAGCATGGATTTCAGACAATGAGACTTTTGCCTTCGGATTTGCCGAGACAAACTCAAGAAACAATCAATTTCAGCTCGGAATATGGTTTTATCAACTTCCTAGTGATCGCACGTTTGTTTGGTCTCCTGACAT aaattctCCAGTCAGCAAAGACGCAATCCTTGAGTTCCAACCCAACGGCAACCTCGTCCTCACCGACGGCAGCGCCACCTTCTGGTCCTCCAACTCCACCACCTCCGGCTCCCCCACCGCCGCCATGTCCGACAACGGCAACTTCATCATCTACGGCCCCAACCAAACCGTCGCGTGGCAGAGCTTCTCCCATCCCTCCGACACCCTCCTCCCCGGCCAACCCCTCACCGCCGATCTCGAGCTCACCtcctccaaatcctcctccCGCGACGGCTACTACACCCTCAAAATGCAGCAGCAGCCCACCTCCCTCAGCCTCGCCCTCACCTACAATCTCCCCGAATCCCCCGATTCTCCGCCGGAGCCGCTGTCAAACTTCTCCTACTGGTCCGGTCCCGACATATCGAACGTCACCGGGGACGTCTTCGCCGTCATGGACGACGGCGGCAGCTTCGGCATAGTCTACGGCTCCTCCGCCGACGGCGCCGTCTACGTGTACAAGAACGACAACGACAGCGGCGGCTTATCCGCGGCGATGAACCGGACGAGTAGCCCGGTGGTTATCCGGAGATTGATCTTGGAAGCTAACGGCAACCTGAGGATGTATCGGTGGGACAACGACGTCAACGGATCGAGGCAGTGGGTGGCGGAGTGGGCCGCCGAGTCGAATCCATGCAACATCGCCGGGATATGCGGCAACGGGATATGTAACCTGGACAGGAGCAAGACGAACGCGTCTTGCTCCTGTCTGCCCGGGACAGCGGATTCCGAAGAGGGAATCAGCTGCTACGGGAATTCGTCGGAAATTATGTGTGGGGCGAATCATGAGAATGTGACGCCTAATTTGAAGATGTCTGTCCTGAAGGATACGAATTACTACTTCTCTGAATCGTCGGTGATTGCGAATTATAGCGACGAGGGGACGGTGTCCAAATGCGGAGACGCTTGCTTGTCGGATTGTGATTGTGTTGCTTCGGTTTATGGTTTGAATGAGGAGAAGCCGTACTGTTGGATTTTGAGGAGGTTGGATTTCGGAGGGTATGAGGATCTCGGCTCGACTGTGTTCGTGAAGGTGGATTCGGATGGGGATGGGTTAACCAGTGAGGAAACAGGGAAGGTTGTGGTGCTCCCTATTGTTTTGAGCATCACTGTGCTAATAGGCCTTCTTGTTTGCATGTTGTATATCAACGTTCGTCGGAAGAGGAAGCTGAGACGAGCTCTCGAGAGTTCTCTCATCGTGTCGGGCCAGCCCATCAGTTTTAGCTACCGCGATTTGCAGTTCAAGACTAGTAACTTTTCGCAGCTACTGGGAACAG GAGGATTCGGGAGCGTGTACAAGGGAAGTCTAAGCGATGGGACATTGATCGCGGTGAAGAAGCTAGACAGAATCCTGCCTCATGGGGAGAAGGAGTTCATTACAGAAGTGAACACTATTAGCTCAATGCATCATATGAATTTGGTGAGATTGTGGGGATATTGCTCGGAGGGGATCCAGAGGCTTTTGGTTTACGAGTTCATGAAGAATGGATCGTTGGATAAGTGGATCTTCTCATCCAGTTGCAGCAGGATTCTAGACTGGGAAACTCGGTTTCAAGTGGCGGTAGGTACTGCACAAGGAATCGCGTACTTCCACGAACAGTGTCGGGACAGGATAATCCACTGCGACATAAAGCCAGAAAACATTCTCCTCGACGACAACTTCAAGCCCAAGGTGTCGGACTTTGGGCTAGCCAAGATGATGGGGAGGGAGGCGTCGCGGGTGGTGACCATGATACGTGGGACGAGAGGGTACCTGGCTCCTGAATGGGTGAGCAACCGTCCCATAACTGTAAAGGCGGATGTGTATAGTTATGGGATGCTGCTGTTGGAGATCATAGGTGGGAGGAGGAATTTAGATATGAGCTATGATACAGAGGATTTCTTCTACCCTGGGTGGGCTTTCAAGGAGATGAAGATGGGGAGGGCCGCGAAGGCGGCCGACAGACGGCTGGAAGGGGCAgtggaggaggtggaggtggcGAGGGCGTTGGGGGTGGCGTTTTGGTGCATCCAGGATGAGATTGCGGTGAGGCCGACGATGGGGGACGTGGTGAAGATGTTGGAGGGGTCGGTGGAGATAAACGAGCCGCCGATGCCGCAGGCTGTGGTGGAGCTAATTGAGGAAGGATTGGATAATGTGTACAAGGCTATGAAGAGGGAATTCAATCACTATAGTTCATTTACTATCACTactcatccttcttcttctcatgCAACATGTAGCTATTCCACCATGTCGCCTAGATaa
- the LOC121784604 gene encoding G-type lectin S-receptor-like serine/threonine-protein kinase At5g24080 isoform X3 yields MRLLPSDLPRQTQETINFSSEYGFINFLVIARLFGLLTFSKDAILEFQPNGNLVLTDGSATFWSSNSTTSGSPTAAMSDNGNFIIYGPNQTVAWQSFSHPSDTLLPGQPLTADLELTSSKSSSRDGYYTLKMQQQPTSLSLALTYNLPESPDSPPEPLSNFSYWSGPDISNVTGDVFAVMDDGGSFGIVYGSSADGAVYVYKNDNDSGGLSAAMNRTSSPVVIRRLILEANGNLRMYRWDNDVNGSRQWVAEWAAESNPCNIAGICGNGICNLDRSKTNASCSCLPGTADSEEGISCYGNSSEIMCGANHENVTPNLKMSVLKDTNYYFSESSVIANYSDEGTVSKCGDACLSDCDCVASVYGLNEEKPYCWILRRLDFGGYEDLGSTVFVKVDSDGDGLTSEETGKVVVLPIVLSITVLIGLLVCMLYINVRRKRKLRRALESSLIVSGQPISFSYRDLQFKTSNFSQLLGTGGFGSVYKGSLSDGTLIAVKKLDRILPHGEKEFITEVNTISSMHHMNLVRLWGYCSEGIQRLLVYEFMKNGSLDKWIFSSSCSRILDWETRFQVAVGTAQGIAYFHEQCRDRIIHCDIKPENILLDDNFKPKVSDFGLAKMMGREASRVVTMIRGTRGYLAPEWVSNRPITVKADVYSYGMLLLEIIGGRRNLDMSYDTEDFFYPGWAFKEMKMGRAAKAADRRLEGAVEEVEVARALGVAFWCIQDEIAVRPTMGDVVKMLEGSVEINEPPMPQAVVELIEEGLDNVYKAMKREFNHYSSFTITTHPSSSHATCSYSTMSPR; encoded by the exons ATGAGACTTTTGCCTTCGGATTTGCCGAGACAAACTCAAGAAACAATCAATTTCAGCTCGGAATATGGTTTTATCAACTTCCTAGTGATCGCACGTTTGTTTGGTCTCCTGACAT TCAGCAAAGACGCAATCCTTGAGTTCCAACCCAACGGCAACCTCGTCCTCACCGACGGCAGCGCCACCTTCTGGTCCTCCAACTCCACCACCTCCGGCTCCCCCACCGCCGCCATGTCCGACAACGGCAACTTCATCATCTACGGCCCCAACCAAACCGTCGCGTGGCAGAGCTTCTCCCATCCCTCCGACACCCTCCTCCCCGGCCAACCCCTCACCGCCGATCTCGAGCTCACCtcctccaaatcctcctccCGCGACGGCTACTACACCCTCAAAATGCAGCAGCAGCCCACCTCCCTCAGCCTCGCCCTCACCTACAATCTCCCCGAATCCCCCGATTCTCCGCCGGAGCCGCTGTCAAACTTCTCCTACTGGTCCGGTCCCGACATATCGAACGTCACCGGGGACGTCTTCGCCGTCATGGACGACGGCGGCAGCTTCGGCATAGTCTACGGCTCCTCCGCCGACGGCGCCGTCTACGTGTACAAGAACGACAACGACAGCGGCGGCTTATCCGCGGCGATGAACCGGACGAGTAGCCCGGTGGTTATCCGGAGATTGATCTTGGAAGCTAACGGCAACCTGAGGATGTATCGGTGGGACAACGACGTCAACGGATCGAGGCAGTGGGTGGCGGAGTGGGCCGCCGAGTCGAATCCATGCAACATCGCCGGGATATGCGGCAACGGGATATGTAACCTGGACAGGAGCAAGACGAACGCGTCTTGCTCCTGTCTGCCCGGGACAGCGGATTCCGAAGAGGGAATCAGCTGCTACGGGAATTCGTCGGAAATTATGTGTGGGGCGAATCATGAGAATGTGACGCCTAATTTGAAGATGTCTGTCCTGAAGGATACGAATTACTACTTCTCTGAATCGTCGGTGATTGCGAATTATAGCGACGAGGGGACGGTGTCCAAATGCGGAGACGCTTGCTTGTCGGATTGTGATTGTGTTGCTTCGGTTTATGGTTTGAATGAGGAGAAGCCGTACTGTTGGATTTTGAGGAGGTTGGATTTCGGAGGGTATGAGGATCTCGGCTCGACTGTGTTCGTGAAGGTGGATTCGGATGGGGATGGGTTAACCAGTGAGGAAACAGGGAAGGTTGTGGTGCTCCCTATTGTTTTGAGCATCACTGTGCTAATAGGCCTTCTTGTTTGCATGTTGTATATCAACGTTCGTCGGAAGAGGAAGCTGAGACGAGCTCTCGAGAGTTCTCTCATCGTGTCGGGCCAGCCCATCAGTTTTAGCTACCGCGATTTGCAGTTCAAGACTAGTAACTTTTCGCAGCTACTGGGAACAG GAGGATTCGGGAGCGTGTACAAGGGAAGTCTAAGCGATGGGACATTGATCGCGGTGAAGAAGCTAGACAGAATCCTGCCTCATGGGGAGAAGGAGTTCATTACAGAAGTGAACACTATTAGCTCAATGCATCATATGAATTTGGTGAGATTGTGGGGATATTGCTCGGAGGGGATCCAGAGGCTTTTGGTTTACGAGTTCATGAAGAATGGATCGTTGGATAAGTGGATCTTCTCATCCAGTTGCAGCAGGATTCTAGACTGGGAAACTCGGTTTCAAGTGGCGGTAGGTACTGCACAAGGAATCGCGTACTTCCACGAACAGTGTCGGGACAGGATAATCCACTGCGACATAAAGCCAGAAAACATTCTCCTCGACGACAACTTCAAGCCCAAGGTGTCGGACTTTGGGCTAGCCAAGATGATGGGGAGGGAGGCGTCGCGGGTGGTGACCATGATACGTGGGACGAGAGGGTACCTGGCTCCTGAATGGGTGAGCAACCGTCCCATAACTGTAAAGGCGGATGTGTATAGTTATGGGATGCTGCTGTTGGAGATCATAGGTGGGAGGAGGAATTTAGATATGAGCTATGATACAGAGGATTTCTTCTACCCTGGGTGGGCTTTCAAGGAGATGAAGATGGGGAGGGCCGCGAAGGCGGCCGACAGACGGCTGGAAGGGGCAgtggaggaggtggaggtggcGAGGGCGTTGGGGGTGGCGTTTTGGTGCATCCAGGATGAGATTGCGGTGAGGCCGACGATGGGGGACGTGGTGAAGATGTTGGAGGGGTCGGTGGAGATAAACGAGCCGCCGATGCCGCAGGCTGTGGTGGAGCTAATTGAGGAAGGATTGGATAATGTGTACAAGGCTATGAAGAGGGAATTCAATCACTATAGTTCATTTACTATCACTactcatccttcttcttctcatgCAACATGTAGCTATTCCACCATGTCGCCTAGATaa
- the LOC121784606 gene encoding WD repeat-containing protein 91-like, with protein MSSTKYILSNSNKNHKLYYRPSEYLQKIEPFLFWISKNLAAEIQQTYIYLSPRFFADEKTRFKKEGMEQLQFADGLVKEFLVYRGFTSTLQAFEKDLATDIVGKGFQVDDIMNLIFGVYVPQYEAAKLIDLLIFFSTFTNSDQKWIDIAAKLQQSVLRYYVVYCLKHEKRDAVLELFEYHGKGLARTDPSWCNWFSLPYLPNPHLDSRFNDFFSDEWFQTLYISLRTFLRIMLTGPHILNQ; from the exons ATGAGCTCTACCAAATATATACTATCAAATTCCAACAAAAATCATAAACTATATTACCGGCCTAGTGAATATCTCCAAAAAATAGAACCGTTTTTGTTCTGGATTTCCAAAAATTTAGCAGCTGAAATCCAACAAACCTATATATATCTAAGCCCAAGATTCTTTGCGGATGAGAAAACCAGATTCAAGAAAGAAGGAATGGAGCAACTCCAATTCGCGGATGGATTAGTGAAAGAATTCCTCGTGTACAGAGGATTCACCAGCACACTGCAAGCCTTCGAGAAAGACTTAGCAACTGATATTGTTGGCAAAGGATTTCAAGTCGACGACATTATGAACCTAATTTTCGGCGTCTACGTCCCCCAATATGAGGCTGCCAAGTTGATCGATCTGCTAATCTTTTTCAGCACTTTCACAAATTCGGATCAGAAATGGATTGATATTGCTGCGAAATTGCAGCAGTCAGTCTTGCGTTATTACGTTGTTTATTGCTTGAAACATGAGAAGAGAGACGCAGTGCTGGAGCTGTTCGAGTATCATGGGAAAGGTCTCGCGCGGACTGATCCGAGTTGGTGTAATTGGTTCT CGCTTCCCTATTTGCCGAATCCGCATTTGGATTCACGGTTTAACGACTTCTTTTCGGATGAGTGGTTCCAAACGTTGTACATTTCTCTTAGGACTTTCTTGAGGATAATGCTCACTGGACCTCATATCCTTAATCAATAG